Proteins encoded by one window of Cyclobacteriaceae bacterium:
- a CDS encoding TMEM175 family protein: protein MIREVLKNHYIGMNKEFRFRGEETTRIETLSDAVFALAITLLLISTTPPITFYQLQAFTKDLVPFAICITLISLIWYEHFIFFIRYGFRNSYIVFLNVLLLFIVLFYVYPLKFLAKLLVILFMNFIYIFRHGNNTEIWDEFNLMMEGGTVTQLMVIYGFGAAFIFLVLALMYRYALNRSDELELNEIERFDTRTSIRTNLLMASVPILSAIFALVFGETRLGQMTSGFVYFLYTPLMFTHGAFVKSARKKLLENVK, encoded by the coding sequence ATGATTCGCGAAGTACTGAAGAATCATTATATCGGCATGAATAAAGAGTTCCGGTTTCGTGGCGAGGAAACCACGCGGATTGAAACGTTAAGTGATGCCGTATTTGCGCTTGCCATAACCTTGTTGCTTATCTCCACAACACCGCCCATTACTTTTTATCAGCTTCAGGCTTTCACCAAGGATCTGGTTCCATTCGCCATTTGCATTACATTGATCTCACTGATCTGGTACGAGCATTTTATCTTTTTCATACGCTATGGTTTTCGAAATTCGTACATCGTGTTCTTAAATGTACTGCTGCTCTTCATCGTATTATTCTATGTGTACCCCCTGAAATTTCTGGCAAAGTTGCTGGTCATCCTCTTCATGAATTTCATATACATTTTTCGTCACGGAAACAATACGGAGATTTGGGATGAGTTCAACCTCATGATGGAGGGCGGAACCGTAACACAACTCATGGTTATTTATGGATTTGGTGCCGCCTTCATTTTTCTTGTGCTTGCATTGATGTATCGGTACGCGCTGAACAGATCAGATGAGCTTGAGTTAAATGAAATCGAACGATTTGATACCCGCACCAGCATTCGTACAAACTTGTTAATGGCCAGTGTGCCCATTCTGTCGGCCATATTTGCCTTGGTTTTTGGGGAAACCCGTCTTGGCCAAATGACTTCAGGTTTCGTGTATTTTCTCTATACGCCCCTGATGTTCACACACGGTGCGTTTGTAAAATCTGCACGTAAGAAATTGCTCGAAAACGTAAAATAA
- a CDS encoding alkaline phosphatase D family protein, whose product MRYCIILLSVLAISCSKREKKYAPLAEPVSVLFDASLKPFYHGVASGDPLHDRVILWTRVTPEDSLPSIDVTWEIAEDESFSSLVNSGTLTTNPDRDYTVKVDATGLSPDKHYFYRFKALDATSMTGRTKTAPAGDRDSLTFAVVSCSNWEFGYFNAYANIADKDVDAVLHLGDYIYEYATGKYGDTTIGRINLPVHEIVTLQDYRTRHSQYRLDEGLRKISIAHPFITIWDDHEVANDTYAEGAQNHQPEEGDFNTRKAVAKQAYYEWLPIREGEKHYRSFSYGTLADVIMLDERLEARTKQAEGKDDPELWNTERTMLGKEQRDWLLAKLKNSTATWKVIGNQVIFSVVDESFRPNAKGTDSWNGYPVERTFIADHIIHDSIQDVIFLTGDTHASWAFEVVAFDLKKYNPKTSAGAFAVEFGTPSISSSNWDEFYPLDTAKLGEQLYQKFNPHLKYVNGIDHGYLLLTLYPDRAKSEWYYVETLREINLSERKTKTLEVSRGTTKLK is encoded by the coding sequence ATGAGATACTGCATCATCCTCCTTTCAGTTCTGGCAATTTCCTGCTCCAAACGTGAAAAAAAATATGCCCCACTCGCAGAGCCGGTTTCGGTTTTGTTTGATGCATCCCTCAAACCTTTCTATCACGGAGTTGCATCAGGTGATCCCTTACACGACCGTGTTATTTTATGGACGCGTGTCACGCCAGAAGATTCCCTACCCTCCATTGACGTAACCTGGGAAATTGCAGAGGACGAAAGTTTTTCTTCTCTTGTTAATTCCGGAACACTGACAACAAATCCAGATCGTGACTACACCGTAAAAGTTGATGCCACAGGACTATCCCCCGACAAACATTATTTCTATCGCTTTAAAGCATTGGACGCAACATCCATGACGGGCCGAACGAAAACAGCACCAGCTGGTGATCGCGATAGCTTGACCTTTGCCGTAGTAAGTTGCAGCAACTGGGAGTTCGGATACTTTAATGCCTACGCCAACATTGCTGATAAAGATGTTGATGCTGTGCTTCACCTTGGCGATTACATTTACGAATACGCTACCGGCAAATATGGTGATACCACCATCGGCCGAATAAACCTGCCTGTGCACGAAATTGTAACGCTGCAGGATTACCGCACACGACATTCACAATACAGGTTGGATGAAGGCTTGCGCAAAATCAGCATCGCGCATCCGTTTATTACCATTTGGGATGATCACGAAGTGGCCAACGATACCTACGCAGAAGGCGCACAGAATCATCAACCTGAAGAAGGCGACTTCAACACGCGAAAAGCTGTTGCCAAACAAGCCTATTACGAGTGGTTGCCCATCCGCGAAGGTGAAAAACACTACCGGTCCTTTTCATATGGAACATTGGCCGATGTAATTATGCTGGATGAACGCCTTGAAGCAAGAACCAAACAGGCAGAGGGAAAAGATGATCCGGAATTATGGAATACTGAACGCACCATGTTGGGTAAAGAGCAACGTGATTGGCTTTTAGCGAAACTTAAAAATTCAACCGCCACCTGGAAGGTGATTGGCAACCAGGTGATCTTTTCTGTAGTTGATGAATCTTTCAGGCCAAACGCGAAAGGTACAGATAGCTGGAACGGGTATCCTGTAGAGCGCACCTTCATTGCCGATCACATTATTCACGATTCAATTCAAGATGTAATTTTCCTGACGGGTGATACACATGCATCATGGGCATTTGAAGTGGTGGCGTTTGATTTGAAAAAATATAATCCGAAAACATCTGCGGGTGCATTTGCCGTTGAGTTTGGGACACCGAGTATCTCTTCATCCAACTGGGATGAATTTTATCCGCTTGACACCGCAAAGTTGGGTGAGCAATTGTACCAAAAGTTCAATCCGCATTTGAAATATGTGAACGGGATTGATCACGGTTACCTGCTCCTTACCCTGTATCCTGATCGTGCAAAATCGGAATGGTATTATGTGGAGACCTTGCGCGAAATCAATTTGAGTGAACGTAAAACCAAAACGCTTGAAGTGAGCAGGGGAACAACGAAGTTGAAATAA
- the gldE gene encoding gliding motility-associated protein GldE, whose amino-acid sequence MDEPPSYALLQLFSGIGPMHLISFAVIVVLLIFSGLISGSEVAFFSLKPEDLERCRNSREKSDKTIIELLSKPRLLLATILIMNNTVNVGVVTISTFLMWELSGTRRPEELIVGVVTFVITFFLTFFGEIVPKVYATKNNLSFAQRMSRVWVILQTLCRPVSFPLMKMTSLVEKRIEKKGYQTTVEELNQALELATSTDETTDEEKEILRGIVNFGTLSVKQVMRSRVDISAVDVELTFHELMDFINKSGFSRLPVYRESLDKIEGLLYIKDLLPYIDQGESFGWQKLLRTPFFIPETKKVDSLLKDFQEKRVHIAVVVDEYGGTSGIITLEDVIEEIIGEINDEFDEARLAYQKIDTNTFTFEGKISLHDFCKALDIETNTFDEVKGESESLGGIILEINKGFPKAGDQINYQQFTFTIEAVDKRRIKRVKVQVHEEEKH is encoded by the coding sequence TTGGACGAGCCTCCCAGTTACGCGTTACTTCAACTTTTCTCCGGCATCGGCCCGATGCACCTGATCAGCTTTGCTGTGATCGTGGTGTTGTTGATTTTTTCCGGTTTAATTTCCGGATCGGAAGTGGCATTCTTTTCACTTAAACCTGAAGACCTTGAACGCTGCCGCAACAGTCGCGAAAAAAGTGATAAGACCATTATTGAATTATTAAGCAAACCCAGGTTATTACTCGCCACCATCCTCATCATGAACAACACGGTGAATGTAGGCGTGGTGACCATCTCCACTTTTTTGATGTGGGAACTTTCCGGCACCAGGCGACCGGAAGAATTGATTGTAGGTGTGGTTACATTCGTCATCACCTTCTTTCTTACTTTTTTCGGAGAAATTGTTCCGAAAGTTTATGCAACAAAAAATAACCTTTCGTTTGCACAGCGCATGAGTCGTGTTTGGGTTATTCTTCAAACACTTTGCAGGCCAGTATCCTTTCCGTTAATGAAAATGACGAGCCTGGTTGAAAAGCGCATTGAGAAAAAAGGATATCAAACTACCGTTGAAGAATTAAATCAGGCGTTGGAGTTGGCCACCAGCACCGATGAAACAACCGATGAAGAAAAAGAAATTTTACGTGGCATTGTAAACTTTGGTACGCTCAGCGTGAAGCAGGTGATGCGCTCGCGTGTGGACATATCGGCTGTTGATGTTGAGCTTACGTTTCACGAGTTGATGGATTTCATCAATAAGTCTGGGTTTTCGCGCTTGCCTGTTTACCGCGAATCGCTCGACAAGATTGAGGGCTTGCTCTATATTAAAGATTTGCTTCCCTACATTGATCAGGGTGAGTCGTTTGGGTGGCAAAAACTTTTGCGCACCCCTTTCTTCATTCCAGAAACCAAAAAAGTTGATTCGTTGCTGAAGGATTTTCAAGAAAAGCGCGTGCACATTGCCGTAGTGGTAGATGAATATGGCGGAACCTCCGGCATCATTACATTAGAAGATGTGATTGAAGAAATTATTGGCGAGATCAATGATGAGTTTGACGAAGCTCGTTTAGCGTATCAGAAAATTGATACGAATACATTTACCTTCGAGGGAAAAATCTCCCTTCATGATTTTTGCAAGGCATTGGATATTGAAACCAATACGTTTGATGAGGTGAAGGGGGAGAGTGAATCGCTTGGAGGTATTATTCTGGAAATCAACAAAGGTTTCCCGAAAGCCGGTGATCAAATAAACTATCAACAATTTACGTTTACCATTGAGGCAGTGGATAAAAGACGGATTAAGCGTGTAAAGGTTCAGGTGCATGAAGAAGAAAAGCATTAA
- a CDS encoding Rne/Rng family ribonuclease has translation MSNELIISNAQDGCRIALLRDKTLVEFHQEQEGSKFTVGDIYLGTVKKVVQGLNAAFIDVGYDKDAFLHYLDLGPQFSSLQKFTKLLRAKKIFGKLEKFTLEPDIDKHGKIGQQLVKGQLIPVQIVKEPISTKGPRLSCELSLAGRYLVLVPFSKTVNVSKKITSSEERRRLLRLIQSIKPENFGVIVRTVAEGAEVAELDRDLRNLVKTWEDGIARLPDAQPNDKIIGELNKTSSLLRDLLNESFDNIHVDDKKMYEEAKAYIRSISPEQEKIVKFYNGRAKIFEHYGIEKQIKSAFGQTVSLRGGGYLIIEHTEALHVIDVNSGNKSNREENQETTAISVNIEAAKEIARQLRLRDMGGIIVVDFIDMKNPDNRKTIYKVMKDEMASDKAKSTVLPLSKFGLMQITRERVRPQVNIATLEACPACNGTGKITASILVSDLIEKTLEHLLVKQNEKNLVLALHPYLHAYFTKGIISHRVKWFFKFKRWVNMEADTSMGLTEFRFVNKEGEEIQLNA, from the coding sequence TTGAGTAACGAACTAATTATCAGTAACGCTCAAGACGGATGTCGTATCGCCCTGCTGAGAGACAAGACGCTTGTCGAATTTCACCAGGAACAGGAAGGAAGCAAATTCACCGTTGGTGATATTTATCTGGGCACTGTAAAAAAAGTTGTACAGGGCCTGAATGCCGCATTTATTGATGTGGGTTATGATAAAGATGCTTTCTTACACTACCTCGACCTGGGGCCACAGTTCAGTTCACTGCAAAAGTTTACGAAACTGCTCAGGGCCAAAAAGATTTTCGGTAAGCTGGAAAAATTTACCCTTGAACCGGACATCGACAAGCATGGCAAAATTGGCCAGCAGTTGGTAAAGGGCCAGCTGATTCCGGTACAAATCGTAAAGGAACCCATCTCTACAAAAGGGCCGCGATTATCCTGCGAGCTATCATTGGCCGGGCGCTACCTGGTGCTGGTACCTTTTTCAAAAACGGTTAACGTTTCGAAGAAGATAACCAGCAGCGAAGAACGCAGACGCCTGTTGCGTTTAATTCAATCCATTAAGCCAGAAAACTTTGGTGTAATAGTTCGCACCGTGGCCGAAGGTGCCGAAGTGGCCGAACTCGACCGCGACTTGCGCAACCTGGTGAAGACCTGGGAGGACGGCATTGCCCGACTTCCGGACGCACAACCGAATGATAAAATCATTGGTGAGCTGAACAAAACATCATCCTTGTTGCGCGATCTGCTGAACGAATCATTCGACAACATTCATGTTGACGATAAGAAGATGTACGAAGAAGCGAAAGCGTACATCCGTTCCATTTCACCGGAGCAGGAGAAGATTGTAAAATTCTATAACGGTCGCGCGAAAATTTTTGAGCACTACGGAATTGAAAAACAGATCAAATCTGCTTTCGGGCAAACCGTAAGCTTACGTGGTGGAGGGTACCTCATTATTGAGCACACGGAAGCACTGCACGTCATAGATGTGAACAGCGGCAACAAATCCAACCGCGAAGAAAATCAGGAGACTACTGCTATCTCAGTAAATATTGAGGCGGCTAAAGAAATTGCACGTCAGTTGCGTTTGCGCGATATGGGCGGCATCATTGTGGTTGACTTCATTGATATGAAGAACCCCGATAACCGGAAGACGATTTACAAGGTGATGAAGGATGAGATGGCTAGCGATAAGGCCAAATCAACCGTGTTGCCGCTTTCGAAATTCGGGTTAATGCAGATTACACGCGAGCGCGTTCGTCCGCAGGTTAACATCGCCACACTCGAAGCGTGTCCCGCATGTAATGGTACCGGAAAAATCACCGCATCAATTTTGGTTTCGGATTTGATTGAGAAGACACTAGAACACCTGTTAGTAAAGCAGAACGAGAAGAACCTGGTATTGGCCTTACACCCGTACCTGCACGCCTATTTCACGAAGGGGATTATTTCTCACCGCGTAAAATGGTTTTTCAAATTCAAGCGTTGGGTAAACATGGAGGCAGATACCTCCATGGGATTAACCGAATTTCGCTTTGTGAATAAAGAAGGTGAAGAGATTCAATTAAATGCATAG
- a CDS encoding HU family DNA-binding protein, with the protein MTKADIINEIADKTGVDKADVTASVEAFFSVVKTNMASGHNIYIRGFGSFINKKRKKKIARNISRNTALVIDEHFVPSFKPAKIFVSKIKNSEKVKQLADKA; encoded by the coding sequence GTGACCAAAGCAGATATCATTAACGAAATAGCCGATAAAACTGGTGTTGATAAAGCAGATGTTACCGCATCAGTAGAGGCTTTTTTCAGTGTGGTAAAAACGAACATGGCAAGCGGCCACAACATATACATTCGTGGTTTTGGCAGTTTCATTAATAAGAAAAGAAAGAAAAAAATTGCGCGAAACATTTCACGCAACACCGCACTGGTAATCGATGAGCACTTTGTTCCCAGCTTTAAGCCAGCCAAAATTTTTGTTAGCAAAATCAAAAACAGTGAGAAGGTGAAACAATTGGCTGATAAAGCCTGA
- a CDS encoding single-stranded DNA-binding protein, producing the protein MSGVNKVILIGRLGRDPEIRNLESGVAVANFTMATSETYRDRTTNEKKEVTEWHNIVLWRGLAEIAQKYLHKGDMVYIEGKLRTRSWEKEGVTRYTTEIVADNMTMLSPKASGGGSGNDSGYASANKGSGPENLPAETGGSDDLPF; encoded by the coding sequence ATGTCGGGCGTAAACAAAGTAATTCTTATTGGCCGCTTAGGTCGCGATCCTGAAATCAGAAACCTGGAGAGTGGTGTTGCTGTAGCTAACTTCACCATGGCCACTTCTGAAACCTATCGCGACAGAACCACCAATGAAAAAAAGGAAGTTACCGAGTGGCACAACATTGTGTTGTGGCGTGGCCTGGCTGAAATCGCTCAAAAATATTTACACAAAGGCGATATGGTGTACATTGAAGGAAAACTCCGCACCCGTTCATGGGAGAAAGAAGGCGTTACCCGTTACACCACCGAAATAGTTGCCGATAACATGACCATGCTTTCTCCGAAAGCATCGGGTGGTGGTTCGGGCAATGACTCCGGATATGCATCCGCCAATAAGGGAAGTGGCCCTGAAAATCTGCCTGCTGAAACAGGTGGCTCTGATGATCTGCCCTTCTGA
- the mutY gene encoding A/G-specific adenine glycosylase, whose translation MDHRYFSKKVVEWYEENKRILPWRNTKDPYKVWLSEIILQQTRVSQGLPYYKSFVREFPTVHDLASAPVQKVLRLWQGLGYYSRARNLHKAAKELSKKFNGKFPSSFVALKQLPGIGDYTAAAIASFSFGEAVAVVDGNVFRVLSRIFGVDTPINTPAGKKYFSELANSLIDKNDPATFNQAIMEFGALHCTPKNPTCDTCVFQSACMAYKHESQQLLPVKLAMKKSRKRYFNYYVVKSKQSLLMNSRNGKDIWTGLYDFYLIENTKASKPEKALDENAFLKSLKSKIASTELSKTYKHILSHQTIFARFTLITLKNKPNSLPENTRFYSINKVAELPKPVLISRFLQDFSLL comes from the coding sequence ATGGATCATCGGTATTTCTCTAAAAAAGTCGTTGAGTGGTATGAAGAAAACAAGCGAATCCTGCCTTGGCGCAATACAAAAGACCCATATAAGGTCTGGCTCTCCGAGATCATTTTGCAACAAACACGCGTAAGCCAGGGGCTCCCTTATTATAAGAGTTTTGTCAGGGAATTCCCCACCGTACACGATTTGGCATCAGCCCCGGTGCAAAAAGTGCTTCGGCTTTGGCAAGGGCTTGGCTACTACAGCCGCGCACGCAACCTGCATAAAGCAGCCAAAGAACTATCGAAAAAATTCAACGGAAAATTTCCGTCTTCATTTGTTGCATTGAAACAATTGCCGGGCATTGGCGATTACACCGCAGCAGCCATTGCATCCTTTTCGTTTGGTGAAGCCGTTGCCGTTGTGGATGGCAACGTGTTTCGTGTTTTGTCACGGATATTTGGTGTGGATACACCTATCAACACACCAGCTGGAAAAAAATATTTTTCTGAACTGGCAAACTCCTTAATTGATAAAAATGATCCGGCCACTTTTAATCAAGCCATTATGGAGTTTGGTGCGTTGCACTGCACACCAAAAAATCCAACGTGCGATACCTGTGTGTTTCAGTCCGCTTGCATGGCGTACAAACACGAATCGCAACAGCTGCTTCCGGTTAAACTGGCCATGAAGAAAAGCAGAAAGCGGTACTTCAATTATTATGTAGTCAAATCAAAGCAATCTTTGCTGATGAACTCCCGCAACGGCAAAGACATCTGGACGGGGCTTTACGATTTTTACCTGATCGAAAACACCAAAGCATCCAAACCTGAAAAAGCACTTGATGAGAATGCATTTTTGAAAAGCTTGAAATCAAAAATTGCCTCCACCGAGTTGTCTAAAACATATAAACACATCCTCAGCCACCAAACTATTTTTGCCCGCTTTACGCTGATTACGCTTAAAAACAAACCCAATTCCCTGCCCGAAAACACGCGGTTTTACTCTATTAATAAGGTGGCCGAATTACCCAAACCGGTGCTCATAAGCCGTTTTCTGCAGGATTTCAGCCTTTTATAG
- a CDS encoding tetratricopeptide repeat protein has protein sequence MLKSRIILLVVSIVLVVVLFMLPKVVVKNDEQLATADSTAMPQVDPHGAAPVTLQQAIARMRSGHGASSGEKSAIFADSLADLYWEAGKFDSAAWFANEAATFFNTMESWIKAGDSYYQAYTFTLDQLRQEELAEKARQYFSMILKSNPGNLEVKSKMAMTYLSTANPMQGISMLREVLAEDPKNESALFNLGMLSIQSGQYDRAIERLKELTEVNPKHVQGQLLLGVAYKSKGNKKAAREQFEKVKQLDADPAVQATADSYLQDLK, from the coding sequence ATGCTTAAAAGCCGAATTATTTTACTTGTTGTCAGCATTGTGCTGGTTGTTGTTTTATTCATGCTACCCAAGGTAGTGGTGAAGAATGACGAGCAACTTGCCACCGCAGATTCAACGGCTATGCCACAAGTTGACCCTCATGGCGCTGCACCGGTTACCCTGCAGCAGGCCATTGCCCGCATGCGCTCAGGGCATGGCGCTTCATCTGGTGAAAAAAGTGCTATCTTTGCCGACTCTTTAGCAGACCTGTATTGGGAAGCGGGCAAGTTTGACAGTGCTGCCTGGTTTGCCAACGAGGCTGCAACGTTCTTTAACACGATGGAAAGCTGGATTAAGGCGGGTGATAGCTATTATCAGGCGTACACCTTTACCCTTGATCAGCTAAGACAAGAAGAACTGGCCGAAAAGGCCCGGCAATACTTTTCGATGATTTTGAAGAGCAATCCGGGAAACCTTGAGGTAAAGTCTAAAATGGCCATGACCTACTTGTCGACTGCCAACCCGATGCAAGGCATATCCATGCTGCGCGAGGTATTGGCGGAAGACCCTAAAAATGAGTCGGCCTTGTTCAACCTGGGCATGTTGTCCATTCAATCCGGGCAGTATGATCGGGCCATTGAGCGCCTGAAAGAACTCACGGAAGTGAACCCGAAACATGTACAAGGCCAGCTGCTGTTGGGTGTTGCGTACAAGAGCAAAGGAAACAAGAAGGCGGCACGTGAGCAGTTTGAAAAAGTAAAACAATTGGATGCCGATCCGGCTGTTCAGGCAACAGCGGATTCGTATCTGCAGGACTTAAAATAA
- a CDS encoding PrsW family glutamic-type intramembrane protease: MNFLILLALALAPGIAIAVYIYLKDKHEPEPVSLLFTSFMYGCASTLVTLSISWPLDFVVSFKEDDVLHQFGNAFFKVALIEEFSKFIFIRFILYYNKNFNEPFDGIMYAVMVGMGFATLENVLYVFQYGVATGIVRMFTAVPAHATFAILMGYMLGKAKFTHRHEMLYSLAALGIATIFHGAYDYFLFISFKPGVWIGAFISLIVAVILSRKAIRLHQQSSPFISPPHQNKPEL, translated from the coding sequence ATGAATTTTCTTATTCTTCTCGCCTTAGCACTCGCCCCCGGAATTGCCATTGCCGTTTACATTTATTTAAAAGACAAGCACGAGCCAGAGCCAGTAAGTCTGCTCTTTACCAGTTTTATGTATGGGTGTGCGAGCACGTTGGTTACGCTATCCATAAGCTGGCCGCTTGATTTTGTGGTGAGTTTTAAAGAAGATGACGTGCTCCATCAGTTTGGTAATGCTTTCTTTAAAGTTGCGCTCATCGAAGAGTTCAGCAAATTCATCTTCATCCGGTTTATACTTTACTACAACAAAAACTTCAACGAACCTTTTGATGGCATCATGTATGCCGTAATGGTAGGTATGGGTTTTGCCACGTTGGAAAATGTGCTTTATGTATTTCAATATGGTGTAGCCACCGGTATTGTACGCATGTTTACAGCTGTACCGGCTCATGCTACATTTGCTATTTTGATGGGCTACATGCTTGGCAAGGCCAAGTTCACACATCGTCATGAAATGTTATACAGCCTAGCTGCTCTGGGCATCGCCACTATATTTCATGGCGCATACGATTATTTTCTGTTCATTTCCTTTAAACCTGGTGTTTGGATTGGTGCCTTTATCTCATTAATCGTTGCGGTTATCCTTTCCCGTAAAGCCATTCGGTTGCACCAGCAATCCTCACCATTCATTTCACCGCCTCATCAAAATAAACCAGAGCTATGA